The segment TCCGTTATCGATATATTGCAATCAAAGGGAAATAGGTTCAGAAAAATGGGGGTTACCTCTATTAAAGTATCCAGAAGGGATTTCTTTTCAATTTGCGTTTGCATTTTTTGCCTCCTTTTTTGCAATACTTTTATTATTATTTTGGAATGTCATTTTTTATATATTATAACATATTTTTATTTTGTTTTAATTTATTTTTGTCTTAATTTGTTAACTTTTGTTAATTTTAGAAGTACAAGCCGGCAGGTATTTTCCTAAGCAAAAAAGAGGATGAAAAATTCATCCTCTTTTTTGTCATAATATATTCTTTTATAACTTTTACTTTATTTCTACGGTTGCGCCCACTTCTACAAGCTTTGCTTTTATTTGTTCGGCTTCTTCCTTGCTGACCTTTTCCTTTACCGGTTTCGGAGCTCCATCTACGAGATCTTTTGCTTCTTTTAGTCCAAGACCTGTAAGCTCCCTTACTACTTTGATAACCTTGATCTTTTCTGCACCGGGATTTGCAAGGATTACATCAAATTCTGTCTGTTCGGGTGCAGCTTCAGCTGCCGGAGCACCGGCTGCAGGGGCTGCAGCTACAGCTACCGGTGCAGCTGCTGTAACACCAAATTTGTCCTGTAAAGCCTTTACGAGCTCTGCCAATTCAATAACGGTCATATTCTCAATAGCTTGAATGATTTCCTCTTTTGTCATTTTACATACTCCTCCTTAATTTTTTCCATTAATTTTATTATTTTAAATTAAACTTTTCTTCAAGGCAATTTTTTTAATGCCATCATGAGGCTTTCTTTTCTTGAATAGCCTGTAAGGTATATACCAGGTCTCTGAGAGGTGCCTGCAATACCCATACGATACCAAAGAGCGGTGATTGTATAGCTCCCACAGCTTTTGCAAGCAACTCTTCTCGAGGAGGCATTTTGGCAAGCTTTTCTACAATATCCTTGCCGCCTGCTTTTCCTTCTACTACCGCAGCTTTTAATTCAAGATTCTTATGGTCCTTTGCAAATTCTGTCAAAAGCTTGGCTGCTGCCACCGGGTCCTTATAGCTAAAAGCTATTGCCGTAGGGCCTTCCAAATATTCATCGATATTGAAGGGCATATCCTTCGTGGCGATTTTGGCAAGGGTGTTTTTTACCACCTTGAACTCTACGCCCTGCTCCCGAAGCCTTCTTCTTAGTTCTGTGACTTCGGCTACATTCAGTCCCTTGTAGTCTGCCAAAATAGCTGACTTTGCTTCGGAAAATTTCTTTTTCAATTCCTCTACTTCCTGTACCTTTTGCTCCTTAGTCAGCACTTTTTCACCTCCCCGCAGTTTATTTAAAATAAAAATTAAAAGAGGTCTTTCTGCAGACGTAGAGAAAGACCTCTTTCATGCCCTTAAAAATGCATAAAGAAACCTCTATACTACACGCCTCGGTAGGATATTAAGCCTTTCGGCACCTACTGTCTGCAGCGAAGGTAATTTTCGTTATTCAATTTAAAATGGCCTATTTCTCCACAACCTTTAAAGGATTTATTTTAATTCCGGGACCCATTGTGCTCGAAACCACAATGCTCTTTAAATACTGTCCTTTTGCTGCTGCAGGTTTTGCTTTTATTATGGATTCCATTAACGCCCTGAAATTTTCCAGTAATTTTTGAGCCCCGAAGGATTTCTTACCTATGGGTGCATGCACAATACCCGTTTTATCTACACGGTATTCTATCTTACCCGCTTTTATCTCTTTTACCGCCTTTGCG is part of the Thermovenabulum gondwanense genome and harbors:
- the rplL gene encoding 50S ribosomal protein L7/L12, whose protein sequence is MTKEEIIQAIENMTVIELAELVKALQDKFGVTAAAPVAVAAAPAAGAPAAEAAPEQTEFDVILANPGAEKIKVIKVVRELTGLGLKEAKDLVDGAPKPVKEKVSKEEAEQIKAKLVEVGATVEIK
- the rplJ gene encoding 50S ribosomal protein L10; the protein is MLTKEQKVQEVEELKKKFSEAKSAILADYKGLNVAEVTELRRRLREQGVEFKVVKNTLAKIATKDMPFNIDEYLEGPTAIAFSYKDPVAAAKLLTEFAKDHKNLELKAAVVEGKAGGKDIVEKLAKMPPREELLAKAVGAIQSPLFGIVWVLQAPLRDLVYTLQAIQEKKAS